The following coding sequences lie in one Oceanicola sp. 502str15 genomic window:
- a CDS encoding 5-(carboxyamino)imidazole ribonucleotide synthase has protein sequence MSEPLAPGSVIGILGGGQLGRMLSVAAARLGYRAHIFEPGAAPAGDVAARVTQAGYDDEAALRAFAESVDVITYEFENIPTAALDVLEAVRPIRPGREALRVSQDRLTEKEFLRGLGLETAPFAAVASEAEMAEAVAAIGAPSILKTRRLGYDGKGQARLKAAEDAPTAWAAMEGAEAVLEGFVDFSLEVSVIAARGLTGEVVCFDLGENLHKSGILATTTVPAKLPPRLAVDASLMAGKILNALDYVGVMGVELFVTPGALIVNEIAPRVHNSGHWTQNGCTVDQFEQHIRAVAGWPLGDGKRHSDVEMENLIGDDILRVPEIAREAHAALHLYGKAEARAGRKMGHVNRVKPVTR, from the coding sequence ATGTCTGAGCCGCTCGCGCCGGGGTCGGTGATTGGCATTCTGGGCGGCGGGCAGCTGGGGCGGATGCTTTCGGTTGCCGCCGCACGGCTGGGCTACAGGGCGCATATCTTCGAGCCGGGGGCGGCCCCGGCGGGGGATGTGGCGGCGCGGGTGACACAGGCGGGCTATGACGACGAGGCGGCGCTGAGGGCCTTTGCCGAGAGCGTCGATGTCATCACCTACGAGTTCGAGAACATCCCCACCGCCGCGCTCGACGTGCTGGAGGCGGTGCGCCCGATCCGCCCCGGACGCGAGGCGCTGCGGGTCAGCCAGGACCGGCTGACGGAGAAGGAGTTTCTGCGCGGGCTCGGGCTGGAAACCGCGCCCTTTGCGGCGGTGGCCTCGGAGGCCGAGATGGCCGAGGCGGTGGCGGCAATCGGCGCGCCCTCGATCCTGAAGACCCGGCGGCTGGGCTATGACGGCAAGGGGCAGGCCCGGCTGAAGGCGGCAGAGGATGCCCCCACGGCCTGGGCCGCGATGGAAGGCGCCGAGGCGGTTCTGGAGGGCTTCGTGGACTTCAGCCTCGAGGTTTCGGTGATCGCCGCGCGGGGGCTGACGGGGGAGGTGGTGTGCTTCGACCTTGGCGAGAACCTGCACAAATCCGGCATTCTGGCCACCACCACCGTGCCCGCGAAGCTGCCGCCCCGGCTGGCGGTGGATGCTTCACTTATGGCGGGCAAGATCCTGAATGCGCTGGATTATGTGGGCGTCATGGGGGTGGAGCTTTTTGTGACGCCGGGCGCGCTGATCGTGAACGAGATCGCCCCGCGTGTGCACAATTCCGGCCATTGGACGCAGAACGGCTGCACGGTGGACCAGTTCGAGCAGCACATTCGCGCCGTGGCCGGATGGCCGCTGGGCGATGGCAAGCGGCACTCGGACGTGGAGATGGAAAACCTCATCGGCGACGACATCCTGCGGGTGCCGGAGATTGCGCGGGAGGCCCATGCGGCGCTGCATCTCTACGGCAAGGCCGAGGCGCGGGCCGGGCGGAAGATGGGGCATGTGAACCGGGTGAAGCCGGTTACTCGGTGA
- the purE gene encoding 5-(carboxyamino)imidazole ribonucleotide mutase: MAEPVVGIIMGSQSDWPTMKHAADVLDELGVAWEAKIVSAHRTPDRLWAYGKEAAGRGLKVIVAGAGGAAHLPGMMASKTRVPVVGVPVQTKALSGVDSLYSIVQMPRGFPVATMAIGEAGAVNAGLMAAGILAVSDAALAERLEAWREALSASIPEEPSDV; encoded by the coding sequence ATGGCAGAACCCGTTGTGGGCATCATCATGGGCAGCCAGTCGGACTGGCCGACGATGAAGCATGCCGCCGATGTGCTGGACGAGCTTGGCGTGGCCTGGGAGGCGAAGATCGTTTCGGCCCACCGCACGCCCGACCGGCTCTGGGCCTACGGCAAGGAGGCCGCCGGACGGGGGCTGAAGGTGATCGTTGCGGGCGCGGGCGGGGCGGCGCATCTGCCGGGAATGATGGCCTCCAAGACGCGGGTGCCGGTGGTGGGCGTGCCGGTGCAGACCAAGGCGCTGAGCGGGGTCGACAGCCTGTATTCCATCGTGCAGATGCCGCGCGGCTTTCCGGTGGCGACCATGGCGATCGGCGAGGCCGGCGCGGTGAACGCGGGGCTGATGGCGGCGGGCATCCTTGCGGTCTCCGACGCGGCGCTGGCGGAGCGGCTGGAGGCCTGGCGCGAGGCGCTTTCGGCCTCGATCCCGGAGGAGCCGAGCGATGTCTGA
- a CDS encoding YdcH family protein: MNAPGEMSHEEVLRVKLEVLKREHRELDEAIHAILEKGKGDGFTLQRMKKKKLALKDEIARVEDELYPDIIA; encoded by the coding sequence ATGAACGCTCCCGGCGAAATGAGCCATGAAGAGGTGCTCCGCGTGAAGCTGGAAGTGCTCAAGCGCGAGCACCGCGAGCTGGACGAGGCGATTCATGCGATTCTGGAAAAGGGCAAGGGCGATGGCTTTACCCTCCAGCGGATGAAGAAGAAGAAGCTGGCGCTGAAGGACGAGATTGCCCGCGTCGAAGACGAGCTTTACCCCGATATCATTGCGTAA
- a CDS encoding Hsp20 family protein → MSKLTLGAHPFLLGFEQLERLVERTAKSGNEGYPPFNIEQSGDSSYRITLAVAGFSEQDLSITVEDSQLVIRGRHTDDEDGRVFLHRGIAARQFQRSFVLADGVEVAGATMENGLLHVDLTRAEPETVVQTIKIDRA, encoded by the coding sequence ATGAGCAAACTTACACTCGGGGCTCACCCGTTTCTCCTCGGTTTCGAGCAGCTTGAACGGCTGGTCGAGCGCACCGCCAAGTCGGGCAACGAGGGCTATCCCCCCTTCAACATCGAGCAATCGGGCGACAGTTCCTATCGGATCACCCTCGCCGTGGCCGGTTTTTCGGAACAGGATCTCTCGATCACGGTTGAGGATTCACAACTGGTCATCCGCGGCCGTCACACCGACGACGAAGATGGCCGGGTGTTCCTGCACCGGGGCATCGCCGCGCGGCAGTTCCAGCGCAGCTTCGTGCTGGCCGATGGCGTCGAGGTGGCGGGCGCAACCATGGAAAACGGGCTCCTGCACGTGGACCTCACCCGCGCCGAGCCCGAAACCGTGGTGCAGACCATTAAGATCGACCGCGCCTGA
- a CDS encoding DUF1150 family protein: protein MDTKFAANEETTGAERPIVYVRKVEVDDLPDEVRAQAEIQDDIYAVHNDEGERLALVQGRELAFVLARQHDMSPVTVH from the coding sequence ATGGACACGAAGTTTGCTGCTAACGAAGAAACCACCGGGGCCGAGCGCCCCATCGTCTACGTCCGCAAGGTCGAGGTCGACGACCTCCCCGACGAGGTCCGCGCCCAGGCCGAGATCCAGGACGACATCTACGCCGTGCACAACGACGAGGGCGAGCGCCTCGCGCTGGTCCAGGGCCGCGAACTCGCCTTCGTGCTCGCCCGCCAGCACGACATGTCCCCGGTCACGGTGCACTGA
- a CDS encoding glycosyltransferase family A protein, with protein MRTPRLVISLTSIPSRFPEIGPTLDALLAQTAQVEEIRLHIPHRYRRFPEFDGTLPKVPAVIRIVRPEEDLGPATKVLFTAEDLRGEEDVQILFCDDDRRYAPDWAATLAAAQAERPGEAVALSGWEVDERLGLATPAGRREPRHRRRDRRWDWAYRRARIKQQWALRSLRATRRKPPRRLMDRAGYADVFEGFGGVVVRPQFFGPEAHDIPSVVWTVDDVWLSGQLARKGIPIWVPQGLYAPQTTDADDADALWRNVIDGADNPTANLKCAELMRDQYGVWGP; from the coding sequence ATGCGCACACCCCGCCTTGTCATCAGCCTCACGTCCATTCCGAGCCGCTTCCCGGAGATCGGCCCGACGCTGGACGCCCTCTTGGCCCAGACTGCACAGGTCGAGGAGATCAGGCTGCACATTCCGCACCGGTACAGGCGATTTCCGGAATTCGACGGAACGCTGCCGAAGGTGCCTGCTGTCATTCGCATCGTGCGGCCCGAAGAAGACCTGGGCCCCGCAACCAAGGTGCTGTTCACGGCCGAGGATCTGCGCGGTGAAGAGGACGTGCAGATTCTGTTTTGCGATGATGACCGGCGCTATGCACCGGATTGGGCCGCGACCCTTGCAGCGGCACAAGCGGAGCGGCCCGGCGAGGCGGTGGCGCTGTCGGGCTGGGAAGTGGACGAGCGCCTTGGCCTTGCCACACCAGCCGGCCGGCGCGAGCCCCGCCATCGCCGCCGCGATCGCCGATGGGACTGGGCCTATCGCCGGGCGCGCATCAAGCAGCAATGGGCCCTGCGCAGCCTTCGAGCCACCCGCCGCAAGCCGCCTCGCCGGCTGATGGACCGGGCCGGCTATGCCGATGTGTTCGAGGGCTTTGGCGGGGTGGTCGTGCGCCCGCAGTTCTTTGGACCCGAGGCACATGACATTCCGTCCGTGGTCTGGACTGTCGATGATGTCTGGCTTTCGGGCCAGCTCGCGCGCAAGGGGATCCCGATCTGGGTGCCGCAGGGCCTCTATGCGCCGCAGACCACCGACGCCGATGATGCCGATGCGCTTTGGCGCAACGTGATCGACGGTGCCGACAACCCGACGGCCAACCTCAAATGTGCCGAACTGATGCGCGATCAATATGGCGTTTGGGGCCCGTAG
- a CDS encoding bifunctional sulfate adenylyltransferase/adenylylsulfate kinase produces the protein MTTHQPRLPLPEEDQLFRLLRQLDTAPEASQRMTAEALDISLGRLNAWLRAATEARLVQVTERPGPDRRQRFAYALTLRGASEKTRLTDRFLARKLAEYDALHAELTGTASGLVPLKYRRIPMQNNLAPIPELYVSYESAQKLKVEAADLTSHDLTPRQICDLELLMNGGFTPLKGFLSEEDYNGVVENMRLADGSLWPMPITLDVGEKFAEGIELGQDIALRDQEGVILATMTVTDKWEPNKAREAEKVFGADDSAHPAVNYLHNQAGKIYLGGPITGLQQPIHYDFRGRRDSPNELRAYFRKLGWRRVVAFQTRNPLHRAHQELTFRAAKEAQANLLIHPVVGMTKPGDVDHFTRVRCYEAVLDKYPAATTTMSLLNLAMRMAGPREAVWHGLIRKNHGCTHFIVGRDHAGPGKNSAGDDFYGPYDAQDLFREHEEEIGIEMVDFKHMVWVQERAQYEPMDEIKDKDDVTILNISGTELRRRLAEGLEIPEWFSFPEVVKELRRTRPPRAKQGFTVFFTGFSGSGKSTIANALMVKLMEMGGRPVTLLDGDIVRKNLSSELGFSKEHRDLNIRRIGYVASEITKNGGIAICAPIAPYATTRRAVREDIEEFGAFIEVHVATSIEECEKRDRKGLYKLAREGKIKEFTGISDPYDVPETPELRVETEGTDVDHCAHQVLLKLEQMGLVAG, from the coding sequence ATGACCACGCATCAGCCCCGCCTGCCCCTGCCGGAAGAGGACCAGCTCTTCCGCCTTCTGCGCCAGCTCGACACGGCGCCGGAGGCCTCGCAGCGCATGACGGCCGAGGCGCTGGACATTTCACTGGGGCGGCTCAACGCATGGCTCCGCGCCGCCACCGAAGCCCGGCTGGTGCAGGTGACCGAGCGCCCCGGACCCGACCGCCGCCAGCGCTTTGCCTATGCGCTCACGCTGCGCGGCGCCTCCGAAAAGACACGGCTCACCGACCGCTTTCTTGCCCGCAAACTTGCTGAATATGACGCCCTGCATGCCGAGCTGACCGGCACCGCAAGTGGCCTCGTCCCTCTCAAATACAGGAGAATTCCAATGCAGAACAACCTCGCGCCGATCCCGGAGCTCTATGTTTCCTACGAGAGCGCCCAGAAGCTGAAGGTCGAAGCCGCCGACCTGACCTCGCATGACCTGACCCCGCGCCAGATCTGCGACCTCGAACTGCTGATGAACGGCGGCTTTACCCCGCTGAAGGGCTTCCTGTCGGAAGAGGATTACAACGGCGTCGTCGAGAACATGCGGCTGGCCGATGGCAGCCTCTGGCCGATGCCGATCACGCTGGACGTGGGCGAGAAGTTTGCCGAGGGCATCGAGCTGGGACAGGACATTGCGCTGCGCGACCAGGAAGGCGTGATCCTCGCCACCATGACCGTGACCGACAAGTGGGAGCCCAACAAGGCCCGCGAGGCGGAGAAGGTCTTCGGCGCCGACGACTCCGCCCATCCGGCGGTGAACTACCTGCACAACCAGGCCGGCAAGATCTATCTCGGCGGCCCGATCACAGGTTTGCAGCAGCCGATCCACTACGATTTCCGCGGCCGCCGCGACAGCCCCAACGAGCTGCGCGCCTACTTCCGCAAGCTCGGCTGGCGCCGCGTCGTCGCCTTCCAGACCCGCAACCCGCTGCACCGTGCGCACCAGGAGCTGACCTTCCGCGCCGCCAAGGAAGCCCAGGCCAACCTGCTGATCCACCCGGTCGTGGGGATGACCAAGCCCGGCGACGTCGACCACTTTACCCGCGTACGCTGCTACGAGGCGGTGCTCGACAAGTACCCGGCCGCCACCACCACGATGAGCCTGCTGAACCTTGCCATGCGCATGGCCGGCCCGCGCGAGGCGGTCTGGCACGGGCTTATCCGCAAGAACCACGGCTGCACCCATTTCATCGTCGGCCGCGACCATGCCGGCCCCGGCAAGAACTCTGCCGGTGACGACTTTTACGGCCCCTACGATGCGCAGGACCTGTTTCGCGAGCACGAGGAGGAAATCGGCATCGAGATGGTCGATTTCAAGCACATGGTCTGGGTGCAGGAGCGCGCGCAATACGAGCCGATGGACGAGATCAAGGACAAGGATGACGTCACGATCCTGAACATCTCGGGCACCGAGCTGCGCCGCCGTCTGGCCGAAGGGCTGGAAATTCCCGAATGGTTCTCCTTTCCCGAGGTGGTGAAGGAGCTGCGCCGCACCCGTCCGCCGCGGGCCAAGCAGGGCTTTACCGTGTTCTTCACCGGCTTCTCGGGCTCGGGCAAGAGCACCATCGCCAACGCGCTGATGGTGAAGCTGATGGAGATGGGCGGCCGCCCGGTGACGCTGCTCGACGGCGATATCGTGCGCAAGAACCTCTCCAGCGAGCTGGGCTTCTCGAAGGAGCACCGCGACCTGAACATCCGCCGCATCGGCTATGTCGCCAGCGAGATCACCAAGAACGGCGGCATCGCAATTTGCGCCCCGATCGCGCCCTATGCCACCACGCGCCGCGCGGTGCGCGAGGACATCGAGGAGTTCGGCGCCTTCATCGAAGTGCATGTCGCCACCTCGATCGAGGAGTGCGAAAAGCGCGACCGCAAGGGGCTCTACAAGCTGGCGCGGGAAGGGAAGATCAAGGAGTTCACCGGCATCTCCGACCCCTACGACGTGCCCGAAACCCCCGAGCTGCGGGTTGAGACCGAAGGCACCGACGTGGACCACTGCGCCCACCAGGTGCTGCTCAAGCTGGAGCAGATGGGGCTTGTTGCGGGCTGA
- a CDS encoding SLC13 family permease produces MADIAGFVTEWQVVIALALIGLLLVLFVLELYPPEVPAAGIAAVFVALGYVDGKEMLGVFSNSAPLTVAAMFVLSGALVRTGVLEAVSDAVIARSAQHPRRALALMVVVTLLASAFVNNTPVVLVLIPVVIRLAAALGLASTRLLIPLSYIAILGGTCTLIGTSTNLVVDGVAQAQGLEGFSIFEITPVGLIVAGAGMVYLFLAGRFALPSRPDSDPGALMGEATYITEVAVLDNGLVGKALGQVPALNRNGMKVTGLKRRGETRRSELASQVLEAGDRLIVTATTSELLTLHEAAGLSVGLRRGDRFEGEVAQVEVVVAPQKSHAGRSLRELSLGRRYGVRVLGVHRHGHATAGPDLGSVRLRAADKLLLEGPPEAFSTLEEEAQLISVSRPVGRAFRRGRAPLSLIALLGVVALAAFGVMDIATLSMLAVAAMLILRCIDADEAWGALDGAILVLIFAMLIIGIGLQNTGAVEAIVGAATPVLAGMPPVIALALVYLLASVLTETVTNNAVAVLLTPIAIGLGSALGVDARAMVIVVMFGASASFATPIGYQTNTLVYGAGNYRFTDFLKVGVPMNIVAGLATIAAVWALYL; encoded by the coding sequence ATGGCAGACATTGCCGGTTTCGTGACGGAATGGCAGGTGGTGATCGCGCTGGCGCTGATCGGCCTGCTGCTGGTGCTCTTCGTGCTCGAGCTCTACCCGCCCGAGGTGCCTGCCGCCGGGATCGCCGCGGTTTTCGTGGCGCTGGGATATGTCGACGGCAAGGAGATGCTCGGCGTCTTCTCCAACTCCGCCCCGCTGACGGTGGCGGCGATGTTCGTGCTGTCGGGCGCGCTGGTGCGGACCGGGGTGCTGGAGGCGGTGTCGGATGCGGTGATTGCGCGCTCGGCGCAGCATCCGCGCCGGGCCCTCGCGCTGATGGTGGTGGTGACGCTGCTGGCCTCGGCCTTTGTCAACAATACGCCGGTGGTGCTGGTGCTGATCCCGGTGGTGATCCGGCTGGCGGCCGCGCTTGGCCTCGCCTCGACCCGGCTGCTCATTCCGCTCAGCTACATTGCCATCCTCGGCGGCACCTGCACGCTGATCGGCACCTCGACCAACCTCGTGGTGGACGGGGTGGCGCAGGCGCAGGGGCTTGAGGGCTTTTCGATCTTCGAGATCACGCCGGTGGGGCTGATCGTGGCGGGTGCGGGCATGGTCTACCTGTTCCTCGCCGGGCGGTTTGCGCTGCCCTCGCGCCCCGACAGCGACCCCGGCGCGCTGATGGGCGAGGCGACCTACATCACCGAGGTGGCGGTGCTCGACAACGGGCTGGTGGGCAAGGCGCTGGGGCAGGTGCCGGCGCTGAACCGCAACGGCATGAAGGTGACCGGCCTCAAGCGCCGGGGCGAGACCCGCCGCAGCGAGCTGGCGAGCCAGGTGCTGGAGGCGGGCGACCGGCTGATCGTGACCGCCACCACCTCGGAGCTGCTGACGCTGCACGAGGCGGCGGGCCTCAGCGTGGGCCTGCGCCGGGGCGACCGCTTTGAGGGCGAGGTGGCGCAGGTGGAGGTGGTGGTGGCGCCGCAGAAATCGCATGCCGGGCGGAGCCTGCGCGAGCTGTCGCTGGGGCGGCGCTACGGGGTGCGGGTGCTGGGGGTGCATCGCCACGGACATGCGACCGCCGGGCCCGACCTTGGCTCGGTGCGGCTGCGGGCCGCCGACAAGCTGCTGCTGGAGGGCCCGCCCGAGGCCTTCTCGACGCTGGAGGAAGAGGCGCAGCTGATCTCGGTCAGCCGCCCGGTGGGCCGCGCCTTCCGCCGCGGCCGCGCCCCGCTGTCGCTGATTGCCCTGCTCGGGGTGGTGGCGCTGGCGGCCTTCGGGGTGATGGATATTGCGACCCTTTCCATGCTGGCCGTGGCCGCGATGCTGATCTTGCGCTGCATCGACGCCGACGAGGCATGGGGCGCGCTGGACGGGGCGATTTTGGTGCTGATCTTCGCCATGCTCATCATCGGCATCGGGTTGCAGAACACCGGCGCGGTGGAGGCCATCGTGGGCGCGGCAACCCCGGTGCTGGCCGGGATGCCGCCGGTGATCGCGCTGGCGCTGGTTTACCTGCTGGCCTCGGTGCTGACGGAGACGGTGACCAACAACGCCGTGGCCGTGCTGCTCACCCCCATCGCCATCGGCCTCGGCTCGGCCCTCGGGGTGGACGCGCGGGCGATGGTGATCGTGGTGATGTTCGGCGCCTCGGCCAGCTTTGCCACGCCGATCGGCTACCAGACCAACACGCTGGTCTATGGCGCGGGCAACTACCGCTTCACCGACTTCCTGAAGGTGGGCGTTCCGATGAACATCGTTGCCGGGCTGGCGACGATCGCGGCGGTCTGGGCGCTCTATCTCTGA